One Fuerstiella marisgermanici DNA window includes the following coding sequences:
- a CDS encoding 6-pyruvoyl trahydropterin synthase family protein, with amino-acid sequence MTETFEACVTKDSLVFSAAHFITFNGNICERLHGHNWRLDVSIAGHLDENHYVFDFIAMRDACQSIVNELDHKVLLPDRHDSITVQTSDDGREVTARFEERRWVFPVEDCAILPLENTTAELIARLIGQQLMTALDLASVRNVTSLKVSVEENFGQWATVTLPVGAV; translated from the coding sequence ATGACTGAAACATTCGAAGCCTGCGTAACCAAAGATTCACTCGTCTTTAGCGCCGCTCATTTCATCACGTTTAACGGCAACATCTGTGAACGTTTGCATGGCCACAACTGGCGGCTGGATGTGTCGATCGCGGGGCACCTGGATGAAAACCATTACGTGTTTGATTTCATCGCCATGCGCGATGCGTGCCAAAGCATTGTGAACGAACTGGACCATAAGGTGCTGTTGCCCGATCGTCACGACAGCATCACCGTGCAAACCAGCGACGACGGTCGAGAAGTGACGGCCAGATTTGAAGAACGCCGTTGGGTGTTTCCCGTCGAAGACTGTGCGATTCTGCCGCTGGAAAACACGACCGCAGAACTGATTGCCAGACTGATCGGCCAACAACTCATGACAGCGCTGGATTTGGCGTCCGTCAGAAATGTGACATCGCTAAAGGTCAGCGTCGAAGAAAACTTCGGTCAGTGGGCTACTGTGACATTACCCGTTGGAGCTGTTTAA